In Prunus dulcis chromosome 1, ALMONDv2, whole genome shotgun sequence, the following are encoded in one genomic region:
- the LOC117613809 gene encoding protein argonaute 7 isoform X1 — protein MEETEESNGNKKCHTKTRSLRGGANPQKHQHQHQLIQYSNQFGFCNQNQYQRYYYPALLPLPPPMPLQLALTPPLPQNNNFRSKTHLQKPSCRLNNAPFAASSETQVSTATISPSASEGFQEQTSSPFKGEDVRKLTCARTGKAIVTARRPDSGGVEGTVISLLANHFLVQFDSSERIFHYNVDISPNPSKEVARMIKQTLVEDNSALLSGAIPAYDGRKNLYSPVEFKSDRLEFYISLPIPTSKPSLPFGVFSGFQEKHQQLKLFRINIKLVSKIDGRELSSYLSKEGDDWKPLPQDYLHALDVVLREAPLEKCIPVGRSLYSSSMGGTKDIGGGAVGLRGFFQSLRPTQQGLALNVDFSVTAFHESVGVISYLQKRLEFLRDLSQRKTRGLTEKERKEVERALKNIRVFVCHRETVQRYRVFGLTEEATENLWFADRDGKNLRLVTYFKDHYNYDIQFRNLPCLQISRSKPCYLPMELCMICEGQKFLGKLSDDQTARILKMGCQRPKERKAIIDGVMRGPVGPTSGIQEREFKLHVSREMTRLKGRVLQPPKLKLGDGGHVRDLIPSRHDRQWNLLGSHVFEGTRIERWALISFGGTPDQKNSIPKFVHQLSQRCEQLGIFLNKNTIISPQFEPSQVLNNVSLLESKLKRIQRAASNNLQLLICVMERKHKGYADLKRIADTSVGVLSQCCLYSNLDKLGSQFLANLALKINAKVGGCTVSLYNSLPSQIPRLLQTDEPVMFMGADVTHPHPLDDFSPSVAAVVGSMNWPAANKYVSRMRSQTHRQEIIQDLGTMTEELLDEFYQEVGKLPKRIVFFRDGVSETQFYKVLQEELQAIKGACSKFPGYAPPITFAVVQKRHHTRLFPFKIDPSSRQNQLLDENIPPGTVVDSVITHPKEFDFYLCSHWGVKGTSRPTHYHILWDENQFTSDELQKLVNILCYTYVRCTKPVSLVPPAYYAHLAAYRGRLYLERSESTAYTRSGCTLSRAGPPKEMELPKLSENVRKLMFYC, from the exons ATGGAAGAGACCGAAGAATCCAATGGTAACAAGAAATGCCACACCAAAACCAGAAGCCTAAGGGGCGGAGCCAACCCTCAGAAGCATCAGCATCAGCATCAACTAATACAGTACTCAAACCAGTTTGGTTTCTGCAACCAGAATCAGTACCAGAGATATTACTACCCAGCCCTTCTTCCACTCCCTCCTCCAATGCCTCTGCAACTAGCTTTAACTCCACCTCTGCCGCAAAACAACAACTTCAGATCAAAAACCCATTTGCAGAAACCTTCATGCAGGCTCAATAATGCTCCTTTTGCCGCCTCTTCAGAAACCCAAGTGTCCACCGCCACAATTTCACCAT CAGCTTCAGAGGGGTTCCAAGAGCAAACCAGTTCACCTTTCAAAGGAGAAGATGTAAGGAAGTTGACATGTGCAAGAACAGGAAAAGCAATAGTGACTGCAAGGAGACCAGACTCTGGTGGTGTAGAAGGAACTGTTATCTCTCTCTTAGCTAACCATTTTCTTGTCCAATTTGATTCATCAGAACGAATTTTCCATTATAATGTTGACATCTCGCCTAATCCCTCCAAGGAAGTTGCTCGAATGATCAAACAAACACTGGTAGAGGATAACTCAGCTTTGCTCTCTGGTGCTATTCCAGCTTATGATGGCCGCAAGAATCTTTACAGCCCGGTTGAATTCAAAAGTGATAGACTTGAATTCTATATAAGCCTCCCCATCCCCACAAGCAAGCCAAGCTTGCCATTTGGAGTATTCAGTGGTTTCCAGGAGAAGCATCAACAACTTAAACTATTTCGTATAAATATCAAACTGGTGTCAAAGATTGATGGGAGGGAATTGAGTAGTTACCTGAGCAAGGAAGGGGATGACTGGAAGCCTCTTCCTCAGGATTATCTCCATGCCTTGGATGTCGTTTTGAGGGAGGCCCCATTGGAGAAGTGTATACCTGTGGGACGATCACTTTATTCAAGTTCGATGGGAGGAACTAAAGATATTGGAGGAGGAGCTGTGGGATTGAGAGGGTTCTTTCAAAGCCTTCGACCAACCCAACAAGGACTAGCTCTCAATGTGGATTTCTCTGTGACTGCTTTCCATGAAAGCGTTGGAGTGATCTCATACTTGCAGAAGCGTCTTGAGTTTCTTCGAGACCTTTCTCAAAGGAAGACAAGGGGTTTaactgaaaaagaaaggaaagaagtGGAGAGGGCTTTAAAGAACATCAGGGTATTTGTTTGCCACAGAGAAACTGTTCAGAGATACCGGGTTTTTGGCTTAACCGAGGAAGCCACTGAAAATCTTTGGTTTGCAGATAGGGATGGGAAGAATTTGAGGCTGGTGACTTACTTCAAGGATCACTATAACTATGATATACAATTCAGGAATTTGCCTTGTTTGCAGATTAGTAGGAGTAAACCATGTTATCTTCCAATGGAGCTATGTATGATCTGTGAAGGCCAGAAGTTTCTTGGGAAGCTGTCAGATGATCAGACTGCAAGGATACTTAAAATGGGCTGCCAACGACCAAAAGAACGAAAAGCCATTATAGATGGAGTCATGAGAGGTCCTGTTGGACCAACAAG TGGCATTCAGGAAAGAGAATTCAAACTCCATGTTTCAAGAGAAATGACGCGATTGAAAGGAAGAGTTCTTCAACCTCCAAAGCTAAAGCTTGGAGATGGTGGACATGTAAGAGACCTAATTCCCTCTCGTCATGATCGCCAGTGGAATCTTCTGGGCAGCCATGTGTTTGAAGGTACTCGAATCGAGAGGTGGGCATTGATTAGTTTTGGTGGAACCCCTGATCAGAAGAACAGCATTCCAAAATTCGTACACCAGCTATCTCAAAGATGTGAACAGTTGGGCATCTTTCTgaataaaaacacaattattAGTCCCCAATTTGAACCATCCCAAGTCCTTAACAATGTGTCTCTTTTAGAATCTAAGCTTAAACGAATCCAAAGAGCTGCATCAAACAATCTCCAGCTGCTTATATGTGTAATGGAAAGAAAGCACAAAGGCTATGCAGACCTCAAGCGAATTGCAGATACAAGTGTTGGGGTTTTAAGCCAATGCTGcttgtactcaaaccttgacAAGTTGGGTTCACAGTTTTTGGCAAATCTGGCTCTCAAGATCAATGCAAAAGTTGGAGGATGCACAGTTTCTTTGTACAATTCCTTGCCATCTCAAATCCCCCGGCTACTTCAAACTGATGAGCCAGTGATGTTTATGGGTGCAGATGTGACTCATCCGCACCCACTCGATGATTTTAGTCCTTCTGTTGCTGCTGTGGTTGGTAGCATGAATTGGCCCGCAGCAAACAAGTATGTTTCAAGAATGAGGTCTCAGACACATAGACAAGAAATCATCCAGGACCTTGGTACAATGACAGAAGAATTGTTGGATGAGTTTTACCAGGAAGTTGGCAAGCTCCCAAAGAGAATAGTTTTCTTTAGAGACGGGGTAAGTGAAACGCAATTTTATAAAGTGCTTCAAGAGGAGTTGCAAGCCATTAAAGGTGCATGCTCAAAATTTCCTGGTTATGCACCTCCTATAACATTTGCAGTGGTTCAGAAGAGGCATCACACAAGGTTGTTTCCTTTCAAAATTGATCCATCTTCCAGGCAGAACCAGTTACTGGACGAAAACATTCCCCCGGGAACTGTTGTGGATAGTGTGATCACTCATCCAAAAGAGTTTGACTTCTATCTTTGTAGCCATTGGGGTGTTAAGGGAACAAGCAGGCCAACCCATTACCACATATTGTGGGATGAAAACCAGTTCACTTCAGATGAACTACAGAAACTGGTTAACATTCTGTGCTATACATATGTAAGGTGCACCAAGCCAGTTTCTCTGGTGCCTCCGGCTTACTATGCTCACTTGGCTGCATATAGAGGTAGGCTTTACCTTGAGAGATCAGAGTCCACAGCTTACACCAGAAGTGGTTGCACACTCTCCCGAGCTGGCCCTCCAAAGGAAATGGAACTACCAAAACTTAGTGAGAATGTAAGGAAACTCATGTTTTACTGCTGA